Proteins encoded in a region of the Cydia splendana chromosome 19, ilCydSple1.2, whole genome shotgun sequence genome:
- the LOC134799896 gene encoding malate dehydrogenase, mitochondrial: MFSRALKPVGTLAVQNGAKSFSTSPQRNFKVVVAGAAGGIGQPLALLIKQNPLVTQLALYDLAPVTPGVAVDLSHMNTVAKVTGHKGPEELPAAIKGADLVVIPAGVPRKPGMTRDDLFNTNASIVRDLAQVVAEQSPKAIMAIITNPVNSMVPIASEVLKKAGCYDPNRVLGVTTLDVVRAAAFIGEINGVDPQSVQIPVIGGHSGVTIIPLLSQSKPAVKLTDQGKIEALTKRIQEAGTEVVKAKAGGGSATLSMAYAGARLANAVLRGLNGESNVVECAYIKSDLTEASYFANPLVFGKGGVAKNLGYGSLNAYEQQLLKEAIPELKKNIVTGEKFVNK, translated from the exons ATGTTCTCCCGCGCCCTGAAGCCTGTTGGCACACTCGCCGTTCAAAATGGAGCCAAGAGCTTCTCCACATCCCCTCAG AGGAATTTCAAAGTTGTGGTGGCGGGTGCGGCTGGTGGCATTGGCCAGCCCCTGGCCCTGCTGATCAAACAGAACCCGCTGGTGACCCAGCTGGCGCTATACGACCTGGCGCCGGTCACGCCCGGCGTGGCCGTGGACCTGTCCCATATGAACACCGTGGCCAAGGTCACTGGTCACAAGGGCCCTGAGGAACTGCCTGCCGCCATCAAAG GCGCCGACCTGGTCGTGATCCCCGCCGGCGTGCCCCGCAAACCTGGCATGACCCGCGACGACCTCTTCAACACCAACGCGTCCATCGTGCGTGACCTGGCGCAGGTGGTCGCTGAACAGTCCCCCAAGGCCATCATGGCTATCATCACCAACCCCGTCAACTCCATGGTGCCTATTGCCTCCGAAGTACTGAAGAAG GCCGGCTGCTACGACCCCAACCGCGTGCTCGGCGTGACGACCCTCGACGTGGTCCGCGCGGCCGCCTTCATCGGCGAGATCAACGGCGTCGACCCCCAGTCCGTCCAGATCCCCGTCATCGGAGGACACTCCGGAGTCACCATCATCCCGCTCCTCAGCCAGAGCAAGCCGGCTGTCAAGCTGACTGACCAGGGCAAGATTGAGGCCTTGACCAAGAGGATACAGGAGGCTGGTACTGAG GTGGTGAAGGCGAAGGCCGGCGGCGGCTCCGCGACGCTCTCCATGGCGTACGCCGGTGCGCGCCTCGCCAACGCTGTTCTGCGCGGTCTTAAC GGCGAGTCCAACGTCGTAGAATGCGCGTACATCAAGTCGGACCTGACCGAGGCGTCGTACTTCGCCAACCCCCTGGTGTTCGGCAAGGGCGGCGTCGCCAAGAACCTCGGCTACGGCTCTCTCAACGCCTACGAGCAGCAACTGCTCAAGGAGGCCATCCCTGAGCTCAAGAAAAACATCGTCACCGGCGAGAAATTCGTCAACAAGTAG